AAGACGCGAACGTGCGCGATGGGCGCGAGCTTTGGCGGCTATATGGTGAACTGGATGCAGGGACACACCAACCGCTTCCAGTGTGTGGTGTCGCACGACGGCATCTTCAACACCGAATCGGCCTACGGTACCACCGAAGAGTTGTGGTTCCCGGAGTGGGAGTTCAAAGGCACGCCGTGGACGAGCCGTCTGCTCTACCGCAAGTGGTCGCCGCATAACTACGCGGCCGAGATCGGGCGGAACCGGATGCCGACGCTGGTGATACACGGACAGCTCGACTATCGCCTGGACGTCTCGCAGGGGTTCGACCTGTTCACCACGCTGCAGCGGCTGAAAGTGCCGTCGAAGATGCTGTACTTCCCGGACGAAGGCCATTGGGTGCTCAAGCCGCAGAATTCGCAGTTGTGGTACGAGACGGTGAATGGCTGGGTGGACCAGTATCTGAAACCGCAGGCGAAATGAAGGTCAAATGAAAACAGGAGGATAGGAGGAGAGGTTTGTTTTCTTTTTGTCCTTCTCTTTTCTTTTTCTTCTTCTTGCTCTTCCTCCTGTCCTCCCTTCCTTCTGTTTTCATTTGGTCTTTGCGACCTGCTAACCGACTGGCAGAGCGTCCAAGGCGATAAGTCGAGGCTTGTCTATGACCAGCGAATCCTCGATTTCCCATGTGGGCTTCCGCCGCGGCGGAAGCCTTTTTGTACAGGGCGTGGTCCCTCGACTCGCGCGGGATGACAGGCCTGCGTCAATCGACGTCGTTGCCGGCGGAGAGATGTGCGCCGGCGAGCAGCAGCAGTCCGCTCAAGAAAGCCCAGAACATCAGCGTGACCGAGAGTGAGAACGGTCCGTAGACCTCCTCGAAGTTCAGCCAGGGCAGCGCGAACATGTAAGCGTACTTGGCGAGTTCCCAAAGCAGACCGGTAAAGATGGCGACCGGCATAACCGCGCGCGCGGGGACGTGTCCGGCAGGCAGCAGCCAATAGATGAGGAAGAAGATGGTGACGGTGGCGAACACGGCCAGGACCTTCATCACGAAAAACGTGACCAGCTGCGAGATGGCCTGGTTGCCGATCACGTTGAGCAGCAGCGACTGCTGGCCCGCCGTCAGCGCGACGGAGATGAGCGCTAGCACGCCGCAGGCGAAGGCGAGCGCCAACGAGATGAGCTGGTTGCCGAGATAGCTGCGATCCTTCTTGAATCCCCAAATGCGGTTGAGCGCTACCTCGAGTGGCAGAAAGACGCCGCTGGAGGTGATGAGCAGGATGAGCAGCGCGGCGACCTGCGCGCCGCGGTGCGCGTTCACCAGCAGGTTCAGGTTGCGGATGACGAAATCTTGTCCGGCGGGGAGGTAGTCGCGCAGCAGGTTGATGACGACGTCGTTCATCGTCTTGGAATGGAAGACGAAGCGGATGAGCGTGAGCAGCACGAGGATGAACGGGAAGAACGAGAGGATAACGTTCGCCGCCACGGAGAAGGCGAAGGTGTGGACCTCGGTCGTCGTTAGGTATCGCGCGGTGGGCCAGAGACGCGCATGGAATCCGCGCGCGAGCTTGGCGGCCCGGACCTTTGCTCCAGGAGCGGAAGCGGGCTTTTCTGTGGGCGCAGCGGGGGCGGACATGAGATTCCATCGTAGCAGCAAACCAAACCATGACATGAGCCGAGAGGACGAAGGGCGGCTTGATCCGGCGAAGTGAGAGTGTCGCAGTACACACTTGCTAAATCCAGAGTGTCTGCTTATGA
The nucleotide sequence above comes from Acidobacteriota bacterium. Encoded proteins:
- a CDS encoding YihY/virulence factor BrkB family protein, whose product is MSAPAAPTEKPASAPGAKVRAAKLARGFHARLWPTARYLTTTEVHTFAFSVAANVILSFFPFILVLLTLIRFVFHSKTMNDVVINLLRDYLPAGQDFVIRNLNLLVNAHRGAQVAALLILLITSSGVFLPLEVALNRIWGFKKDRSYLGNQLISLALAFACGVLALISVALTAGQQSLLLNVIGNQAISQLVTFFVMKVLAVFATVTIFFLIYWLLPAGHVPARAVMPVAIFTGLLWELAKYAYMFALPWLNFEEVYGPFSLSVTLMFWAFLSGLLLLAGAHLSAGNDVD